A window from Roseburia sp. 499 encodes these proteins:
- the pdxR gene encoding MocR-like pyridoxine biosynthesis transcription factor PdxR — protein sequence MLTYSFADLGSDSLYEHLYKCIKNDILNGVLTMGEKLPSKRNFAKNLNISTITVENAYAQLMAEGYIYSLPKKGYFVADISNSILENNVATASTFTVSKEAVPSNFPLRQQNEYFADFVSNSITADNFPFSIWAKIIREVISEESQALMTNPPSGGIPELRNAIAQYLFQFRGMKVDPAQIIIGAGTEYLYGLIIQLLGKDNTFGVEDPGYRKISQIYNSHNAKCCHIPLDHQGIELSALEESGANIIHISPSHHYPTGIVTPISRRYELLGWASKSSSRYIIEDDYDCEFRLQGKPIPSLQSIDVMEKVIYINTFSKSLASTIRISYMVLPHHLLERFYRQLGFYSCTVSTFEQYTLARFISQGYFEKHINRTRNFYKTQRDTLLECIKNSPLASHSTIMEEDAGLHFLLKLDTRLSDEALNEKAKQAGLHIACLSKYYYKPEKKMEHILVMNYSGLDPEKIPEAVKRLSKCIC from the coding sequence ATGCTTACTTATTCTTTTGCCGATTTAGGTTCAGACAGTCTTTACGAACATTTATATAAATGTATTAAAAATGACATATTAAACGGGGTTTTGACCATGGGGGAGAAACTCCCCTCCAAACGAAATTTTGCAAAGAATCTGAACATAAGCACTATTACTGTAGAAAATGCTTATGCCCAGTTAATGGCAGAAGGTTATATTTATTCTCTTCCGAAAAAAGGATATTTTGTGGCAGATATTTCTAATTCCATTTTAGAAAACAATGTTGCCACTGCCTCTACTTTTACCGTATCAAAAGAGGCTGTTCCTTCCAATTTTCCATTGCGGCAACAAAACGAATATTTTGCAGACTTTGTCTCCAATAGCATCACCGCTGATAATTTCCCCTTTTCCATCTGGGCAAAAATTATTCGTGAAGTGATTTCCGAGGAGAGTCAGGCACTTATGACTAATCCCCCCTCCGGTGGAATCCCGGAACTTCGCAATGCTATTGCACAGTATTTGTTTCAATTTCGCGGTATGAAGGTAGACCCAGCACAGATTATCATCGGAGCCGGTACAGAATATCTCTACGGTTTAATCATACAGCTTTTAGGAAAAGACAATACCTTTGGCGTAGAAGACCCCGGATATCGAAAGATATCCCAGATTTATAACAGCCACAATGCCAAATGCTGTCATATCCCTTTGGATCATCAAGGGATAGAACTCTCCGCTTTAGAAGAAAGTGGCGCGAATATTATACATATTTCCCCTTCCCACCACTACCCTACCGGAATTGTGACACCAATCAGCCGCCGCTATGAATTATTAGGTTGGGCTTCTAAGTCTTCTTCCAGATATATTATTGAAGACGATTATGACTGTGAATTCCGTTTGCAGGGAAAGCCAATTCCTTCCCTACAGAGTATTGATGTAATGGAAAAAGTTATCTATATTAATACCTTTTCCAAAAGCCTTGCCTCCACCATCCGTATTAGTTATATGGTACTTCCACATCATTTGTTGGAACGTTTCTATCGGCAGCTCGGCTTTTATTCCTGTACGGTATCCACTTTCGAACAGTACACGCTTGCCCGTTTTATCAGTCAGGGATACTTCGAAAAACACATTAACCGCACCAGGAACTTTTACAAGACGCAGCGAGATACTTTATTAGAATGCATCAAAAACAGTCCTCTTGCTTCCCATTCTACTATCATGGAAGAGGATGCCGGACTTCACTTCCTATTGAAATTGGATACCAGATTATCTGATGAAGCTTTGAATGAAAAAGCAAAACAGGCAGGACTTCATATCGCCTGCCTGTCAAAATACTACTATAAACCAGAGAAAAAAATGGAACATATTCTGGTGATGAACTACTCCGGACTAGACCCGGAAAAAATTCCGGAAGCGGTAAAACGCCTCAGTAAATGTATCTGTTAA